Below is a genomic region from Ammonifex degensii KC4.
CCAGGGCGACATCACCCGGCAGGAAGGGTTTGACGCGGTGGTCAATGCCGCCAACGCCTGGCTCAGGCCCGGTGGCGGGGTGGCAGGGGCCATCCACCGGGCGGCAGGGCCGGAATTGGAAGAAGAGTGTCGCTCTTTAGCCCCCATTTCACCGGGGCAGGCGGTCATAACCGGGGCATACCGTCTCCCTAACCGCTACATCATCCACTGTCTGGGGCCGCGCTACGGGATAGATGAGCCTGCGGCGGAGCTCCTAGCCGCCTGTTACCGCAACGCTCTCCGGCTGGCGGAAGAGAAGGGACTTTCCTCCGTGGCTTTTCCGGCTATATCTACCGGCGCCTTCGGTTATCCCCTGCAGGAAGCGGCGCAGGTAGCCGTGAAAACGGTGGCGGAGCTGGCACCTAGTTTGCAAAGCGTCAAGCGGGTGCGCTTCGTGCTACACGGAGAAGAGGCTTTCCGGGCTTTCAGCCAGGCTTTGGAGGAACTTTGATCGATGTGGGGGTTTAGTTGGGTGCGCTTGGTGGGCTGGTTGCT
It encodes:
- a CDS encoding macro domain-containing protein produces the protein MEKKVEGLTIECVQGDITRQEGFDAVVNAANAWLRPGGGVAGAIHRAAGPELEEECRSLAPISPGQAVITGAYRLPNRYIIHCLGPRYGIDEPAAELLAACYRNALRLAEEKGLSSVAFPAISTGAFGYPLQEAAQVAVKTVAELAPSLQSVKRVRFVLHGEEAFRAFSQALEEL